TGGCTTCAGTGCTTCCAACCCTTCCTTCTCAAAGTCTGAGAGTGGTCCCAAATCAAGAACGTCCTCCACACCGTTCTTCCCCAACCTCACCTGAATCATAATTACCCAACCATCACATTTATCATGAGACCGTAGGAACCAACATTGTGTGTTTGATTGATGCTAAGTTTAAAGGATTACCTTTGAGGCAAAGAAAGGAAGCTCAGTGATTGTGGATTGCACGTACGAGCATTCTTCAACATCTGGAACTCCGTTGAGTCCCTTCAAGCATGCATCAGCGAATAGCGCTCCAGCATAGCTGTGACAACGGTTGTCAGATTACAGGAGTTGAGAATCAAAAGTAGATCAAGAAAAAGTGAGAACAATTACGAAAATGCTAGCAAAACAGAATACTTACACCATCGACAATGTAGCTGAACCTTTTCCTGCTTTAGCCTCCACCACTTCTGTGCCTCCATCTTGAGTACGCTTGGTGAGGGCGGTGGGTACGTCACCTTACAAATTAGCTTGAGGAGTGGCCTACATTGTTTACTAACAGAGTGACTTAGTCAAACAAAGAACAACCACGGGTAGTAATAAATTAGACATTCAACCAAACATAGAGAGGAAGTGAGAGAGAGGTAAGCCTGAGAGAGGAGTGGGATAATAGTAACCCCAGCATGACCACCAATTACAGGAACGTTAACTTCTGCAGACACAATTCAGGAACTTAGACAACATAGGCATGAAAAATCCTTCGGACGTACGGCTgtctaaactatatataattttgcttttttttttaattattggtAAAAGCTTTATATTTATAGTATTGTGATAAAAAAGATAAACCTAATAAATAAGGTCAATACCATTTTAAAATGGACTAAATTAATTCTCATTTGTTTGAAAATTATCATTGGTTGTGGTGGTGATAATTCGATGAATGAAAGTAAGAAACTCGCTTTTAAGCAGATTTACAACCCCCTAATAAACTgcgacttattcttgggttcagcCTCTAGAGtagaggttcaccaaccaatagaattatgttattttatattcgatatcttttaaaaaagaaaacaaaatattgtcaaattatattatttttttaaaactaaaagataaaaataaataaataaaaaatactagtaattacaaaaaaaatattttaacgtcgtcaacaaaacattaaaccctaaatcctaatccctaaaccctaaatcataaaccctaaacctttgggtaaaccctaaacctttggataaaccacaaatctttgggtaaaccctaaactctaggataaatcttaaactctaaatcaaaatcattaaacaccaaaacactcaagggtttagggtttagtgtttttatttatagtttacgatttatccaagggtttagggtttacccaagggtttagagtttatccaagggtttaggatttatccaagggtttaagatttatccaagggtttagggtttacccaagggtttagggtttagggtttaggaattaggatttagggtttagtgttttgctgacgatcttaaatagatttttttaaattattttttctgtaactactattttttttctttttaaatataatataacttgacaatattttgtttcctttttaaaaaaatatcgaatttgaaataatgaaatcttgGTGAATCCAAAAATAACTCATAAACTGCACCACAAGAAAACGAGGACACTGTTTACTTTATAGACCATGACGCAATCACAAgttagatttcttattttatatatgttttaataaaattacgGAGATGTTATTTTGGTTTACGTAAGGATTAACATGTAACGGTCTCAAATTTTGTAAGAAGGAACTAACGAAAATATACGTTAAAAAAGCTAAAATTTTATATGTGGATTATTTACAatgataatataataattaagttTTGTGGAAGATatgtttttaatgaatttttatagatccatattttaagattttcatacttattaagaaaatatatcaaattttagttaACAATACATTATTTTACGTAATCAACTATTTTCCACAAGTTttcaccaataaaattttaataaatacaattatgttttttgaagtttacagtttacatttaatttatgcattgaaaatatgaaaaactaggttaagatctgcgccttgcgtgggatcaacattatatatatatattattttatgtattaaatatttttacatattatgaaataataaatatatattaaataattaaaaattagtaaatattaaatatataattaaattggtgtgaacatataaatcaattttattaaaccaaaaaatatttttttttatatttgataggatatgttattaaatttaaatgatactaacatagataatatattttagtttatttttcatattaatgtctattatagaaaaaaatttaaattactgataacaaaattttcattgtgggattaaagttttagtaatttataatttaaaaaaaaataagttgtcaatgatcgttcaaaacttttatcaaaaaagttgttcaaagtaaattttgaaactaaaatattgtattttaaatggtgtatagtttaatttaaagcgatatatatattaatcttaataattaattaaattagactttttacttatataatttgtgtaatcatttgtattttgtcataacaaaaattttaaaccatggatcataaaatgtgaatgtgagacttttaacaattttagtaatttatagctgtttgtaaaaattcaaaatataagatatacataaaaatctaaaattttattatttagttattgtagctgtttaatttattttatagtttaaaattaaacaaatatgatagaagatacactatttttttattaaatatttattattcaaaatcattaatatatatattttagtcacattaggcaattccgtaaattttatttaaggaaataataaagtacattaatgatgaatttattgttagtttaataaaaagcttattatataattagatggaccaacatatttctctaatgattctaagaatcattatagtgatgacatgtggctacaaaaaaaagttgtaatgcttctcaaataatatataggggatgtatctttttgaaataatttttttttctaaaacattgaTCTTTTAGGAACAGAAGGAgtatctaataattttaatgttaGTTTTGGAAAAGAGAAatcaatattttacatttatcttgggtatagaaattttaattttctttgtaaaGTTTATCATTAATAACTCTCAAAATAAACTTTTCACataaaatataggaaatatGCTGTATTTTAGAAATATACAACTATTTCTGATGAAGATAAATGAGGACTCGtatataaataattgaagaTATAGACTACTATTATTacacagaaaaaaaatcaatgaagGAAGGTGCGATTCGGGGATGTAGTAGGTAGTAGTGAATTGGAATCGAAGAATGAGAGGGAGGAGGAGTGTGTCTATTGTCGCTGCCAGATGATGTGGCTTTGGATTGCCTGGCTCAGGTGTCGAGACTGGACCTGGTGGCCAGGGCCGTGCCTGATAATTATTGGCCCACAAgccaaaattattttttggccctttaaattttaaaattcgcaaaaaaaactaaattatgcATCAATGAAGGTACAAAcaccatggtatataagtgcaGTATCGGCCGCTTATACCAGTAGAGCTACATGAGATTTCTGGTATTTTTGGGcacaacaaatatatattgtCTCCGGCCCTGAAGCACATGTTTCATTGGCTTCTATTCAGGCCCGGTTCTGCTGGTGGACTTAGCCATGGTCTCCTGGAAATACCAGTTTGTGGCAGAGTCCAATAATATCAGGGCCATGAGATATCGGATGGGTAACGTACGCCTACGTATTTATGCACATGCATCCAGACCAAGACCCATATTTGTATGTATTTATTCACATGCATCCAGACCAAGCCCACGGTGGTTCGTCCTCCACCCCATGCAACGTCGTTTCAAACCGGTCCACTCGAGCCAGTGCCGTATTAACCAATATAATAGCTCTAGGTGAAATACGAAATTTGGAcccttttataaatattttctatatttttttcaatgcatttttttttaacttaatctCTAAAACCCggaacaaatagaaaaaaatatctcaaaacTAATAGTGAAAGTACagatttcttattattttgtttttaataagtaAATTAGGTTCACTTAATTATGCTAATTTAACAGATTgaatagatttttaaaacaacacaaaattaTGGACCCATGGCAAATGTCCATAACATGGGTAAGAACCGGCACTGACTCGAGCTTGTATCCAGCTCCACTAGCCGGATCATGTTACGGATTGGGGGATTTACTGTATCGGTGGACTCATGAACGGCAGGCATGCCCACATCGGAAGTCACGTTTTTTTATGCTATCAAGCACATAGGGTACCGAATCACCGCCATGAAGTTGGCTCGAAGCTGAGCATCCGCAAGCTTGAAagacaagaagaagatataCGTGTTTGGAGGGTGCTGGGATGTAGCTGATTCCTCAAACTGGGTAGAAGTATTTGATCTGGAAACCAGAACTTGGgagtttttgttcttgtttacCCCCAAGATGCCCCTCAACATCCAACAAAGAGTGGTGATAAATGGCCAGATTATTTATGGGGTGGATGAGGATGGTCAAATCTTTTACTTCACTCCGAGTACTAACCCTATGTTTATGACAAACGGAATAGTAGAGCCTAATCCAGAAAATAGAAACGAATAGTTTTTGTTTGAGGTAATAATGTGCCGTGGTATCGGTGGGAGAATATTGTGGCGTTGGCCAGATGAGATTCTTTGGAAGGAAGTAAAAAGAGCTGCAGCAGCATCACATCATCAAAATCTGCTCCTTCTCGATTGCCATCTTCTGGGAAGCCCGGCGGCCTCAACAAGGTCTTTTGGAGCTATGGTATGCGGAGATCTCCATGAAGAGATGCCAGGGAGACGAGGGGTGGTGGGAGGTTTGGGGGAACATTGAATGTTCCGCTCCTGTCCTCTCAGACTCATCACATAGTGCCCTTAACTTGTTGCACGCTGCTACTGTCTTTGCCTATTTGCCTGAATTATTATTCTCTCAATCCTTTAGtttttatatcatttgtttctattttattttttgactgCAACATATTATCACAAAACAATCTGATGCATTTAATAAGATTACTACTTACTAATCAGTAACGTCATTGCTTACTAAGAAAATCACACACCCCGGATATGTTCTCTCACTTGCTTAGGGGTGGAACAATTCAGTTAATGAAACAAACATCCTTTTTATCTGTTTTTCCAGATTTTAGTGgaagttttaatttattaaagacTATATATATCACATTCAACTTTGGTGGGATCTCCAATAGGACGAATATCTTTCTTGAAGTACatagtagaacctctataaattaataatgttgggactttgaaattttattaatttacaaaagtttctttatttagattttttattttaagatatatttattataaaataagaaaatatttgattttagtttatagacattaatttttattttttgaaatttgacatttatattaattttattatattattttatgtatataatatatattgcatagaacttaaatgtggttttagatataatattactaaatatcctcaaaaatatattaagtgttaagaaaatataaaaataattccattatgaatataaaacaaataatataataataggttcttacttatataaatatgtatacatataaattattaatttataattttaatgggaccatatatttacatagaattttctaaaaaatattattttattattttatcgatttgtgtcaaattttgaaccggccCAAATTGGTACCcgtgaaatttattaatttatagattattaatttatcgagtattaatttatagaggttccaCTGTATATTAGAAGACACGTTTTAGatcatattttcttataatatgttactatttttaacaaaaatataaaagcaTAAACATAATATGTAACCTAAAATATACAACATGATTTCACTttgtgataatataaaatatgcaaCTTCTAAAACTAAAACACTATtaactttttcatattttaaatatttttatgccTGCACATGGTGCAAACTAGTCACCTGGTATAATATTGTTTCAGATACCTACAGGGAAGGTGGCAGTTACAACCACAGTTAGATGAGTAATCACCATTTAGCGGGACATGTCCCAAAGCTGGATCTACTATGGATTCTTGTGTATGTAAGACGTCAAGTGTTAGTTGGTATGTTAAATGCTTTAGTTAAGATGCCATCAAAGTATGTCTAGTGCTAAAGTTTAAGATAGATCTGAGAGTGTCGTTTCCGTTCGAATTGTTTGTCTTGATACTTctctttttttgaacatttgAGTTCAGACCGGTGTGTGGTGTCTACAGAAGAATGTGAAACGGAACTTGCttcttgattttgaatgatatcaaagatccattaaaaaaaatgacatGATTAGAAATTTGGAACCAAGGAAACGTTGAACAAGTAGTTTTTGTTTTACCAATTTCTTTTGTAGCCGTAGGAAACCATAATGCAGACATAATAGAACTGCAAAACCAGAAAGAAGGTAACACAGATGCAGCATTAAGAATAATCAAACACAATTGTGATCTGTTTATGAAGAAAGGTATCGTTCTTCCAAAATGGAAGTAGAAAGAAGCCTAACATAAACTGACATGTTACTTTGGTAATGAACCAAACAGCCTTAACACATGGATTTATTGATGCAGCCCAATGAAGGGACAAAAGGCAATTACAACCGGAAAATTGGAGAATAAACCGAGTCAAATCGGTTTACTCATTGGTTGGCAAACTTAACTCCCTTCTCGATAGAAGACTTGAGTTCTGGCTTCAGTGCTTCCAACCCTTCCTTCTCAAAGTCTGAGAGTGGCCCCAAATCAAGAACCTCCTCCACACCGTTCTTCCCCAACCTCACCTGAACCACATAACCAAACCATCACATTCATCAACGGAGTCACGAGCACATTGTGTGTTTGATTGATGCTCTAAGTTTAGAGGATTACCTTTGAGGCAAAGAAAGGAAGCTCAGTGATTGTGGATTGCACGTATGAGCATTCTACAACATCAGGAACTCCGTTGAGTCCCTTCAAGCATGCATCAGCAAAGAGTGCTCCAGCATAGCTGTAATATTACACAAGTTGAGAACAAAAAAAGTGCGAACAATTATGAAAAGGCCAGTGCGGTATAACACTTACGCCATAGACAATGTAGCTGAACCTTTTCCTGCTTTAGCCTCCACAACTTCTGTACCTCCATCTTGAGTACGCTTGGTGAGGGCTGTGAGTACGTCACCTGACAAGTTGGCTTGAGGAGTGGCCTACATTGTTTACAAACAGAGTGACTTCAAAGAACAAGTAACAAATAAGACATTCAACCAAACATAGAGAGGAACTGAGAGGTAACCTGGGAGAAGAGTGGAAGAATAGTAACCCCAGCATGACCACCAATCACAGGAACGTTCACTTCTGCAGAGACAAGAAGCATTCAAAGACTCAGGCAGGCTTTGTAAAGAAAACATCCTTGAACCCATATGATTACAAAGgagggaaagaaagaaaaaaaaagacaaacctGCAACAGGGACATTAGCTTTTCCAGCATAGAAAGTCTTGGCCCTAACAACGTCAAGAGTGGTAACACCAAACAGCTTCTTCTCATCGTACATACCAGCCTTCTTGAAGATCTCTGCTGCAATTGGAACAGTCGAGTTCACTGGGTTGCTGATCATATTAACAAGTGCCTGTTGATTCAGCACAAAAAGAATTAACTCCAAAGGTCAGCCATCTGATTAAAAGGAGACAGTTCTAAACCTAACAAATCAGCTTACATGAGGGCAGAACTTGGCGATGGCAGAGCAAAGGTTCTTGACAATGCCAGCATTGATGTTGAAAAGATCATCACGGGTCATACCAGGCTTCCTGGGAACACCAGCTGGAATGATAACAAGGTCAGCTCCTTCAAGAGCTTTCGCCAAGTTATCATCTCCCATGTATCCAACTACCTACAAACCATCAAGAATTCAAACATCCAAAGTAAACGACTTTATTGAATCTAAGCTACGATGATGAATATCAGAGACTCCAAATCTAgtaattgaatatatatattacctcGGATCTGGTGTTGATGTGGCCAACATCAGCGGCAACTCCAGGTGTGTTTGCGATATCGTAGAGTGAGAGACTCGAGACGAGCGGGTTGAGTTTCATGAGAAGAGCAAGAGGCTGACCGATTCCACCGGCCGCTCCCAAGATGGCGACTTTACGCTCCGGGACTGATCCGGAAGACAAGTTACGGCGCAGAAGCGACTGCTTCGCCGAGGAAGAGGATCGAACAAGCATACATCTGAACATTTTGGGAGGAGAGGAGGAAGATCTAAATGAGATGTCTTTCAGAGTTTATGTGGTGAAGCTCTGGTGAGACACTCGATGCTGATTAGATATTAtatgtaactatatatataaattattttatggattatatatttttttaacatattattaaattataaatatatatttaataataaaaaatcagtaactattatttatataattaaattagtgcgaacatataaataatttttttaatctaaacaaatattttttttctatttgatacggtatataattaaatttaaatgatagtaccatatatatatagtatattttaatattaacatctattaaatgatgctttctattcatatgatttttgatcatttgtatccgTTATAGCAAAAACGttaaattactgataataaaattttattgtgggattaatagtttacgtaatttataatattttttaaaaaaaaattaaaatgatatatatttttatcaaaaaacaaaatttgttcaaagtaaatttcaaaattaaaattttaatacttattaaatgagacttttgaCTTATacgattttgtaatcatttgtatcatgtaataacaaaaattttaaactatggatcacaaaattttaatgtgagacttttaacagttttagtaatttatacttgtttttaaaaattcaaaatataacataaacagaaaaatctaaattttttattatatggttaatatggttgtttaatttattttaatagtttaaaactaaacaaatataatataagatacacttatttttatcaaatctttattattcaaaatcattaattgtcatatatattttaggcacattaggcaattccgtaattttatttaaagaaataatgaaacacattaataatgtatttatgattattttaataaaaaaacttataatatatttagatggaccaacatatttctctaaggattctaaaaatcattatagtgatgacacatgactacaaaaaatgttgtaatgtttcttaattaatatataagggatgagTAATAATAATGAAGTAATGACTCTCTTCTCCTGGGGTTTAATAATTTTGGGTTAATTTTGTATGAACTTAAAAATTGGGATACTTGTTTTGTAATATTCAAAAGAAGCTTTTAGTTTAATTTGGTTTTAGAGGGTAAATATAATTTGAACTTTATGGAAACATGATTATTATCGGATCGGATTAATCAGATGCTATACATTCTAGATATTCAAATAATAATCTCTATTCATAGTGTATGAtcggttttaattttattaaaaataaaatcttgtTTTAACTGACTACTACTATTCTCAGATATTACATAAATCTAAACTCGTCAATTTAATGATTTGGAAGATGAAATTTTATCGTTTTTAATGGTATTAGTGGggcttttaccaaaaaaaaactaaatttccaAAACTCCTAAAAACAGTTTAATCAAATCAACCCCAAAACAGGTGATTAAATACAAGCAACGTACAAAGTGTAACGACACAAGATTCAATTACATGTTACAACGAAATGATGATTTCGCCACTGTACTTCTCTTTGCCACACCCTCGGTCGCACCGGAAAATCGccaaataaaaaggaaaaagaaaacaaaaaaacgaGTAAAAAAAGAAGACGTGGTCACAAGTTAGTGTGAACAAATGATTCCTAACAATGACAGACTTGTCTGTTTGGGGACATGAAGAGAGATCAGATCCAAGTCTTTGTATTCAGAGAATATTCCACCCAAACAAAGCCGTTAAAGGACAAGTTTCTGACATAAAACCTCAAACGACCATTGAAAGTAAATCTCttcatttgttatatatatatcacacagAATCATATTATAGATTTGTTATAATCTGAAGCAGAGTTCTTGTCAAACAATGacaacatataataataacAAGAAACATTCTTCAACAAGTTCTATCATGTCTGGTTTTAACATCAATAGACAAAAGAGCTTCTTCACAAGCATACTTGGGAAAGAGGAAAggcaaaaatacaaatatatcaaGCTTCTAAAGCAAAAGACATGTTCAGCACTTTTTAACCTATGAATCAACCAGTGAGAAATGATTCACAAAGAAAACCAATCTAGTGCCACTTTATTTATGTCAAGTAAAGGATTCTGTAGGTAGATGTGAACCCCCAAACAGATATCCTCAAAGATCAAAGACAAGTAGAGCGTTGTGTCTACGTTTCAGAAGATTGAAAAGGAACAATAACCAGGAAACAGAGTAGAGAAGAATACAGTAAATGTTATTGAAAACTCACTAATCTGACAAACAAAACAATTCATCTGCCAACTATGTCtatgaaagagagaaaaatacaGGCTAGTCTAATCATTCATAGAGTAACTAGGCATTCAGAGGCCAAGGCACATTCAGTTCAagtgcagagagagagagagagagagagacacagaTGTCAAAGCAGCAATACATTCATCAATCCAGAGATTTTTAAAGAAGCTGCAATCACGTAATCACCACTAAGCACAAAATGCATCTTCTTCCTGTCACAAACCTGAGTCATTCATTCACAACTCAATTTGGTCATTAGCATTAACAAACAAGTCACTTAAAAGAAAGACAATACTTTACAATCAGCGTATAGAGCAAATATGAGAAACAACACTTTGTTACAGAAAGAAGCAAATGATGATAATGATGGTTGCAGACAGAGTAACAGATTTATGATTGAAAATAATACTAACGCctaaaataattatagtttTAGGTTTACCCAACAATTAACCAACGAGGAAAGTAAATACATGAACCAATGCAAACAACATAAAGATACTCACGTACTCAGGCATTGCATCAAGTAGCAAATATCATTGAACGCAAGCAAATAGCCCCAAGTGGACACATGAAAGAAAAAGCAGAGAATGTCTAGCTAGCAAACAAACCTAAGCACATCAGACGTAAAAATGCAAGGACCCTGCTCATGCACAAAAAGCTTACAACTAGGAAGATCAAGCCTCATGCACAAAAAGCTCTACAAGTAACAAGATCAAGCCTCATGCACAAAAAGCTCTACAAGTAACAAGATCAAGCCTAAAGAAAAACTCAATTTCAAGAAAAACTCAATTTCAAGAAAAACCATCTCACCATTCAGTAATTTGGTGGACCGTTGGGGTACATTCCTCCAAGAGGAACTCTCGGCACTGCGGAGGAACCAACAGCCGGATGCTGTCCAGGATATGCTGAAGCTGACGAATGCCCATAATGCCCACTCTCTGGATAACCACCACCAGACATCGAACTTGGCGGCATTCTATACGGACCACTTCCAGCACCTGGCCCACCATAACCACCACCGGCACCACCCATTGATCCATAACCTCCAGATCCTGCACCACCGTATCCACTGTAATGACCAGCATATGCACCTCCAtaaccaccacctcctcctccagcagAAGCACCACCACCAATAGAAGATGGTGTGGAATTCATATGATGCGGCGGTGGTCCTCCCGAGTACCCACCGTAAGGACCCATCCCACCAGGTCCACCGTGACCAACAGCATAAGGTCCAGGAGGAGGCACCATCCCCATTCCATCACCGTGACCATGTCCTCCAGGCCCAGCAACACCACCATCTTGACCAGGCGGCTTTCCTTTCTTCCCATCTATAGCCAACTTACACTGCAGATGCTTCCCATCAACAACCTTTGTAGGATCAGCAAGCGCCGCCTGAGCACCTTCAGAAGTCTTATACACAAACAAAGCAAACCCTCGTGACTTCCCAGTGACTTTATCAAAACCCAAAGGACCTTCTTCGATATCTCCATAAGCAAGAAACTGATTCAACAACCTATCCGCAGGCATATCAAACGGCACATTCGCCACATAAATCTTCCTCGTCGATATATCCGAAACATGAGCCGTCGTGCCTTGATTCCCGGCCGCCGCGAGCTGCGTGACCGTCACGCGCCCGTCGATCTTCTTGGACGGATCCTTCAAAGCGAGGAGAGCTCCGTCCACGTGCTTGAACGTCACGAACCCGTACCCTTTCGATTTCGCCGTAACTTTATCGAGAATCACGATCGCTTCCTCGAGATCTCCGTAAGTGGAGAAAAGCGATCGGAGACCTTCCGTCGTCGTCTCCGCCGCGAGGCCGCGGATGAATAGCTTCCTCTGAGAGACGTCGGAGTCGGCGGTTGATCTCACGAGCTCGAGAACGTCGGGATGTCGAGCGACGGCCTCTTGTAAGATGTCGAGAAGCTGATCGTTGGAGAATCGCTCGATGATCTTCCTAGCGTCGTGTGGGGTCAATCGAGTGGTGATGTGTCCGTCGTTGAGGAGCCCGATGCCGTTCTCGTCGAGCCGTCGCTTCTTCAACACATCCATGATCGAGGGGTTGTTGGTTTGTGTGTGTGTAGAAGATGAGATACCTTTCGCCTAATATTCTTAACCCTAATCGAGACGAGAAAGGGTTACAGTAAGAGGGAAGgtttgttgtttatttttataatccTAGATTGGGCTTTTCGAGCTGGTTTTATGAGGCCCAGCCCAATAAAACTGTCATTAAGGTGTAAGAGAAAGGTCTCCCTAAATACTGTACCTTCATCTCCTTTACCATTGTCTGTTTCTCCCTCCCGCTCTCTTGCCGTCAGTGATGAAGCCAAGCAAACTGACTCAGCTTGGCC
This Brassica napus cultivar Da-Ae chromosome C6, Da-Ae, whole genome shotgun sequence DNA region includes the following protein-coding sequences:
- the LOC106436432 gene encoding UBP1-associated protein 2C-like encodes the protein MDVLKKRRLDENGIGLLNDGHITTRLTPHDARKIIERFSNDQLLDILQEAVARHPDVLELVRSTADSDVSQRKLFIRGLAAETTTEGLRSLFSTYGDLEEAIVILDKVTAKSKGYGFVTFKHVDGALLALKDPSKKIDGRVTVTQLAAAGNQGTTAHVSDISTRKIYVANVPFDMPADRLLNQFLAYGDIEEGPLGFDKVTGKSRGFALFVYKTSEGAQAALADPTKVVDGKHLQCKLAIDGKKGKPPGQDGGVAGPGGHGHGDGMGMVPPPGPYAVGHGGPGGMGPYGGYSGGPPPHHMNSTPSSIGGGASAGGGGGGYGGAYAGHYSGYGGAGSGGYGSMGGAGGGYGGPGAGSGPYRMPPSSMSGGGYPESGHYGHSSASAYPGQHPAVGSSAVPRVPLGGMYPNGPPNY
- the LOC106436431 gene encoding malate dehydrogenase 1, mitochondrial, translating into MFRCMLVRSSSSAKQSLLRRNLSSGSVPERKVAILGAAGGIGQPLALLMKLNPLVSSLSLYDIANTPGVAADVGHINTRSEVVGYMGDDNLAKALEGADLVIIPAGVPRKPGMTRDDLFNINAGIVKNLCSAIAKFCPHALVNMISNPVNSTVPIAAEIFKKAGMYDEKKLFGVTTLDVVRAKTFYAGKANVPVAEVNVPVIGGHAGVTILPLFSQATPQANLSGDVLTALTKRTQDGGTEVVEAKAGKGSATLSMAYAGALFADACLKGLNGVPDVVECSYVQSTITELPFFASKVRLGKNGVEEVLDLGPLSDFEKEGLEALKPELKSSIEKGVKFANQ